One stretch of Priestia megaterium DNA includes these proteins:
- a CDS encoding gamma-glutamyltransferase family protein: protein MINKRNTIIVSIVIFSLIVGVCVYQFMFPKQEYAVSTSDPRATKVGMEILKHGGTAVDAAIAISYTLGVVEPYGSGLGGGGGMLIDPADASPTFIDYREIAPKNDKEDEIGVPGFVAGMDYIQHHYGSMSMSKLIDPAINYAENGYKVDKDLHDRLVSYKGNVNEDEIPSFYPDEDAINTGEIVKQHELANTLQKIKEEGPNAFYRGKIADDITEETKVSHKDLRKYAPVERKPLSTNYKGHQIISAPPPFAGATLIQMLKMTDQEDIWKLKESHPSLYYHFLGQISKVAYQDRLKKIADPAFIKETPNDWIDDHYVHLLRNKLNNTETDHTKVSDVEEHESTTHFVVMDGEGTVVSTTNTLSNFFGSGEYVDGFFLNNTLNTFGEGINKRQPGKRPRTFTAPTIIREGDEWVMSIGTPGGNRIPQVLTQVIGDYFEDKDSIKNAVENKRVIFDSHKFYSEAKLKQSTKDGLKTYGYDLKNNDNAMFYGGVQALVKDLKKNKIQGDADPRRHGLWEKSTD from the coding sequence ATGATAAATAAACGTAATACGATTATTGTTTCCATTGTCATCTTTTCACTCATAGTAGGTGTATGTGTTTATCAATTTATGTTTCCAAAACAAGAATATGCAGTAAGTACTTCAGATCCTCGCGCCACAAAAGTAGGTATGGAAATTCTTAAACATGGTGGTACAGCAGTTGATGCGGCTATTGCCATTTCCTACACGCTTGGTGTTGTGGAACCGTACGGATCAGGACTTGGGGGAGGCGGCGGAATGCTGATTGATCCAGCGGATGCCTCTCCAACATTTATTGACTACCGAGAAATTGCACCTAAGAATGATAAAGAAGATGAGATTGGTGTACCAGGGTTCGTCGCTGGTATGGATTATATTCAGCACCACTACGGATCTATGTCGATGAGCAAACTAATCGACCCGGCCATTAATTATGCCGAGAATGGGTACAAAGTGGACAAAGATTTGCACGATAGGCTGGTTTCATACAAAGGTAATGTGAATGAAGATGAAATTCCTAGCTTTTATCCAGATGAGGACGCCATTAACACAGGTGAAATTGTCAAACAGCATGAATTAGCGAACACGCTGCAAAAGATTAAGGAAGAAGGGCCAAATGCTTTTTATAGAGGGAAAATTGCAGACGATATTACAGAAGAAACAAAAGTAAGTCACAAAGACTTGCGGAAGTATGCGCCTGTTGAACGCAAACCTCTATCGACGAATTATAAAGGTCATCAAATTATTTCAGCACCTCCGCCTTTTGCTGGTGCTACGCTTATTCAAATGTTAAAAATGACGGATCAAGAAGATATTTGGAAGCTGAAGGAATCGCATCCTAGTCTTTATTATCATTTTCTTGGTCAAATTTCAAAAGTAGCTTATCAAGACCGCTTGAAAAAAATTGCCGATCCGGCTTTTATAAAAGAAACGCCAAATGATTGGATCGACGATCATTACGTGCATTTACTTCGTAATAAATTAAATAATACTGAAACAGATCATACCAAAGTAAGCGACGTCGAAGAACATGAAAGTACCACTCATTTTGTTGTTATGGACGGTGAAGGAACCGTTGTATCAACAACAAATACGCTGAGTAATTTCTTCGGCAGCGGTGAATATGTAGATGGATTCTTTTTAAATAATACGCTCAATACGTTTGGTGAAGGAATTAATAAGCGTCAACCTGGTAAGCGTCCAAGAACATTTACAGCCCCTACCATTATTCGTGAAGGTGATGAATGGGTAATGTCCATTGGCACACCGGGAGGAAATCGCATTCCTCAAGTGTTAACGCAAGTAATTGGGGATTATTTTGAAGACAAAGATTCCATTAAAAACGCAGTAGAAAACAAGCGTGTCATTTTTGATTCTCATAAGTTTTATTCAGAAGCTAAGCTTAAACAGTCAACTAAAGATGGTTTAAAAACGTACGGCTACGACTTAAAAAACAATGATAACGCGATGTTTTACGGAGGCGTTCAAGCTCTTGTGAAAGACTTAAAGAAAAATAAGATTCAAGGTGACGCTGATCCGCGCCGCCACGGTTTATGGGAAAAAAGTACAGACTAA
- a CDS encoding CapE family protein — protein sequence MIAKRIVGIVGPIAIVAGVVAGLGALKHPATLSTDEQQKIENNVKMIEQTKSAATDAVNDAAAAAGK from the coding sequence ATGATCGCAAAACGAATCGTAGGGATTGTAGGACCAATTGCTATTGTAGCAGGAGTAGTAGCAGGACTTGGAGCTTTAAAACATCCGGCTACTCTTTCAACAGATGAACAGCAAAAAATTGAAAATAACGTAAAAATGATTGAACAAACAAAATCAGCTGCTACAGATGCAGTAAATGATGCTGCGGCAGCTGCTGGAAAATAA
- a CDS encoding gamma-glutamyltransferase family protein, which produces MNKKLLLFNIIAFFLLICVIAAFFMTQSSTDLSPEKLLRKNNDHSYGVSSSNSLAANVGMDVLKEGGNAVDAAIAISYALNVVEPFGSGIGGGGGMLIAKKDQPATFIDYRETAPTSMSGKNGVPGFVAGMEYIQQKYGTKSMSDLIQPAVEYAEKGFEVDSLLSSRLYYSRGRMDVDDLSAFYPKGEAIEEGETLSQPVLAKTLIKIQREGASAFYKGDVAQDLADATPISKKDLSSYQVTETKPVVSAYNGTEVISAPPPFSGITLIQMLKMAEKENLETMPDKEYYETMNRIKKAAYSDRLKQIGDPDFHNQNSSELVSDDYITNLVNHPTRSSGEGDEEHESTTHFVVIDSEGTVVSTTNTLSNFFGTGEQVDGFFLNNNADTFGSKEPNNREPGKRARTFTAPTIIREKGEWAMGIGSPGGTRIPQILTQVLSKNLEGNEPLQEAVNEPRFIFDDSTIYVEPDLNTKNIPSAFRIETKESDVFYGGIQALTINFQDKQMEGAGDPRRNGVWKTGD; this is translated from the coding sequence GTGAATAAAAAATTACTGTTGTTTAATATTATTGCTTTTTTTTTATTAATTTGCGTTATAGCCGCTTTTTTTATGACTCAATCGAGTACAGACCTTAGTCCTGAAAAGCTTCTTAGAAAAAATAATGATCATTCTTATGGTGTGAGTTCCTCTAATTCTCTGGCAGCAAATGTAGGGATGGACGTATTAAAAGAAGGCGGGAATGCAGTAGATGCGGCCATTGCTATTTCGTATGCCCTCAACGTAGTCGAACCTTTTGGATCTGGAATTGGCGGAGGTGGAGGTATGCTGATTGCCAAAAAAGATCAGCCTGCTACCTTTATCGATTACCGGGAAACCGCTCCAACTTCTATGAGCGGTAAAAACGGCGTGCCGGGATTTGTCGCTGGTATGGAATATATTCAGCAGAAGTATGGTACAAAATCAATGAGTGATTTGATTCAGCCGGCTGTTGAATACGCTGAAAAAGGGTTTGAAGTAGACTCTCTTTTATCTTCTCGATTGTATTACTCTAGAGGAAGGATGGATGTAGACGATCTATCCGCTTTTTATCCGAAGGGAGAAGCAATCGAAGAAGGAGAAACGCTGTCGCAGCCCGTGTTAGCTAAAACGCTAATCAAGATTCAGCGAGAAGGTGCATCTGCATTTTATAAAGGAGATGTGGCACAAGATCTTGCTGATGCAACGCCTATTTCTAAAAAAGACTTATCTTCCTATCAAGTGACAGAAACCAAGCCTGTCGTTTCTGCTTACAATGGAACGGAAGTGATTTCAGCGCCTCCGCCTTTTTCCGGAATTACACTGATTCAAATGTTAAAAATGGCAGAGAAAGAAAATCTTGAAACAATGCCTGACAAAGAATATTACGAAACGATGAACAGAATTAAAAAAGCAGCTTACTCCGACCGGTTAAAACAAATCGGAGATCCAGACTTTCATAATCAAAACTCAAGTGAATTAGTTAGTGATGATTATATAACAAACTTGGTCAATCACCCGACACGTTCTTCAGGTGAAGGCGATGAAGAACACGAAAGTACAACACATTTTGTGGTTATTGATTCAGAAGGAACCGTCGTATCTACAACCAATACGTTGAGTAATTTCTTTGGTACAGGCGAACAAGTTGACGGCTTTTTTCTTAATAACAATGCTGATACCTTTGGAAGCAAAGAACCGAATAATCGCGAGCCAGGAAAAAGAGCAAGAACTTTTACAGCTCCAACTATTATAAGAGAAAAAGGCGAGTGGGCGATGGGAATAGGTTCTCCGGGCGGAACACGGATTCCTCAAATTTTAACTCAGGTACTTTCTAAAAACCTTGAAGGAAATGAACCGCTTCAAGAAGCTGTAAATGAACCGCGATTTATTTTTGACGATTCGACTATTTATGTAGAGCCCGATTTAAATACAAAAAATATTCCTTCTGCGTTTCGAATAGAAACAAAGGAAAGCGACGTCTTTTATGGAGGCATCCAAGCGTTAACCATTAATTTTCAAGATAAACAAATGGAAGGAGCGGGAGACCCTAGAAGGAATGGAGTTTGGAAAACAGGAGATTAA
- a CDS encoding staygreen family protein yields the protein MSAFNPQQFSVTYRQGSTPTFPFIGRRYTLTHSEQTDDLFLWIDEKFAVDQLNEQRNELFAEWLHKDGVDTLYVYVFIGNEQTEKSVQAIRYAIFKQEMPYLLKALRYGDATFFNAHPALDRSPIYVHFHSSDKDFHSIRYFQTPSHYA from the coding sequence TTGTCTGCTTTTAATCCTCAGCAATTTAGCGTCACATACCGGCAAGGAAGCACGCCCACCTTTCCTTTTATTGGGCGACGCTATACGCTCACACATTCTGAACAAACAGACGATTTATTTCTTTGGATCGACGAAAAGTTTGCTGTTGATCAATTAAATGAGCAGCGAAATGAGCTTTTTGCCGAATGGCTCCACAAAGACGGTGTTGATACGCTGTATGTATACGTATTTATTGGAAATGAACAAACGGAAAAATCCGTTCAAGCCATACGATATGCTATTTTCAAACAGGAAATGCCTTACTTGCTAAAAGCTTTGCGCTACGGTGATGCCACGTTTTTCAACGCTCACCCTGCTTTAGATCGTTCCCCCATTTACGTACATTTTCATTCCAGCGACAAAGATTTTCATTCCATTCGATATTTTCAAACGCCTTCTCACTATGCCTAA
- a CDS encoding haloacid dehalogenase type II has translation MKFKTILFDAYGTLFDVHTVIETCDKLYPERGESISHLWRLKQIEYAMQYQLMGRYVDFYTLTNQSLKYAAEANDIDLTEHEEKMLMSAYMKLNVYDEVKEVLAYLKEKGYRLAIFTNGPKHMIDPLVSYHNMNHLFEDVISVDEIKQYKPTMASYHYAKNKMNAKREEVLFLSSNTWDIAGAKNYGFATAWVNRKGNVAEHKELQPNVIIKSLNQLIK, from the coding sequence ATGAAATTTAAAACGATTTTATTTGATGCATATGGAACACTGTTTGATGTACATACCGTTATTGAAACGTGTGATAAGCTGTATCCGGAACGAGGAGAAAGTATTAGCCATTTATGGCGTTTGAAGCAAATTGAATATGCAATGCAATATCAGCTGATGGGACGATACGTTGACTTTTATACATTAACAAATCAATCCCTGAAATATGCAGCAGAAGCAAATGATATTGATTTAACGGAACATGAAGAAAAAATGCTGATGAGTGCTTACATGAAGCTGAATGTCTACGATGAGGTCAAAGAGGTGCTCGCCTATTTAAAAGAAAAAGGATATCGTCTGGCTATTTTTACGAATGGTCCTAAGCACATGATTGATCCGCTTGTTTCTTATCACAACATGAATCATTTATTTGAAGACGTTATTTCCGTAGACGAAATCAAACAGTACAAGCCTACGATGGCAAGCTATCACTATGCAAAAAATAAAATGAACGCCAAAAGAGAAGAAGTATTATTTTTGTCATCGAATACATGGGATATTGCCGGTGCTAAAAACTACGGGTTCGCAACGGCTTGGGTCAACCGAAAAGGAAATGTAGCTGAACATAAAGAATTGCAGCCAAACGTAATCATTAAAAGCTTAAATCAGCTTATTAAATAA
- a CDS encoding CsbD family protein: MSKGLGDKIKGNVSKAKGEVKDQVGNATNNRDLQREGKAEKTKGNAQKAVGETKDTFSNK; the protein is encoded by the coding sequence ATGAGTAAAGGTTTAGGAGATAAAATTAAAGGAAATGTATCCAAAGCTAAAGGTGAAGTAAAAGATCAAGTGGGAAATGCAACGAATAACCGCGACCTTCAGCGTGAAGGAAAAGCTGAGAAAACAAAAGGAAATGCTCAAAAAGCAGTAGGCGAAACAAAAGATACATTTAGCAATAAATAA
- a CDS encoding NUDIX hydrolase, which yields MEPNYDRAFGVYGICMRNNKLLVIRKNRGPYIHRFDLPGGQLEHGETLTNAMKREFSEETGFEINIVSQAGTTDFQYPCKWKEFTHVHHIAVFYYVDIAGGELLSHPVQFEGQDSLEALWIAPQDLNIDNASPLVLKAVESLSLLSWPYESQIYDDWELKTSEQ from the coding sequence ATGGAACCAAACTATGATCGCGCCTTTGGCGTATATGGAATTTGTATGCGAAATAACAAGCTGCTTGTTATTCGAAAAAATAGAGGTCCGTATATTCATCGTTTTGATTTGCCAGGCGGACAGCTAGAACACGGTGAAACTTTAACAAATGCGATGAAAAGAGAGTTTAGTGAAGAAACAGGCTTTGAGATTAACATTGTTTCTCAAGCGGGTACAACAGATTTTCAGTATCCCTGTAAGTGGAAAGAATTTACCCACGTGCATCACATTGCCGTTTTTTATTACGTAGACATTGCCGGCGGTGAGCTCCTTTCCCATCCCGTACAGTTTGAAGGACAGGATTCTTTGGAAGCATTGTGGATTGCACCGCAGGATCTCAACATCGATAATGCTTCGCCTCTTGTTCTAAAAGCAGTGGAATCTTTAAGCTTATTATCATGGCCTTATGAATCTCAGATTTATGATGATTGGGAGCTTAAAACCTCCGAACAATAA
- a CDS encoding glycoside hydrolase family 10 protein produces the protein MHIKKWVGGILFLLLFCSSTLPAKADVPTTYQKRELRAAWIASVYNIDWPSQPGLPVEQQKKEFTYLLDEVKKMGMNAVVVQIKPTADSFYPSKYGPWSEYLTGTQGKDPGYDPLAFMVDEAHKRNLEFHAWFNPYRITMNHTDLNKLADNHPAKQHPDWVVSYGKQLYYNPGIPEVKNFIIEEVLEVVRNYDIDAVHMDDYFYPYKIAGQTFPDQKTYETYGAQTFSNIEDWRRDNVNQLVRDLNTSIKKTKSYVKFGISPFGVWRNIANDPTGSKTTAGQTNYDDLYADTRTWIQNGYIDYITPQIYWNIGFEPAAYDTLLNWWRDEVRGKPVHLYIGQAAYKINNNAVEAWSDPDEYPRQIALNHQFPEVQGSMHFSLKDLNRNPLGIKYKLQNDIYKHPALIPSMPWLDNTAPKAPKLKNAGPHTKEAAFEIRDHQQNDSAYYAIYRFQGNKKGDINNAENLLTTVRKTGEKQLFVDQNALKNQTYTYVVTSVDRLHNESAVSRTLTVKAPH, from the coding sequence ATGCATATTAAAAAATGGGTTGGAGGCATCTTGTTTTTGCTGCTGTTTTGTTCGAGCACATTACCTGCTAAAGCAGACGTACCTACTACGTATCAAAAGCGGGAGCTTCGAGCCGCTTGGATTGCAAGCGTATACAACATTGACTGGCCTTCTCAGCCTGGTCTTCCGGTTGAGCAGCAGAAAAAAGAGTTTACCTATTTGCTAGATGAAGTAAAAAAGATGGGGATGAATGCTGTAGTTGTTCAGATTAAACCCACTGCTGATTCCTTTTATCCGTCAAAATATGGCCCGTGGTCAGAATATTTAACCGGAACACAAGGAAAAGATCCCGGCTATGATCCTCTAGCCTTTATGGTAGACGAAGCACATAAGCGCAACTTAGAATTCCACGCATGGTTTAACCCTTACCGCATTACCATGAATCATACTGATTTAAACAAACTAGCCGATAATCATCCTGCCAAACAACATCCTGATTGGGTCGTCTCCTACGGAAAACAACTCTACTATAACCCAGGTATTCCAGAAGTAAAAAACTTTATTATTGAAGAAGTGCTCGAAGTCGTAAGAAACTATGATATTGATGCTGTTCATATGGACGACTATTTTTACCCTTACAAAATTGCAGGTCAAACGTTCCCAGATCAAAAAACATATGAAACCTATGGCGCTCAAACGTTTTCCAACATTGAAGACTGGCGACGTGACAATGTTAATCAGCTTGTTCGAGATTTAAACACGTCTATTAAAAAAACAAAATCATACGTAAAGTTTGGTATCAGTCCGTTCGGCGTATGGAGAAACATTGCTAATGATCCAACTGGCTCTAAGACGACTGCTGGACAAACAAACTACGATGATTTGTATGCCGATACGCGTACGTGGATTCAAAATGGATACATTGATTACATCACTCCGCAAATTTATTGGAATATCGGATTTGAACCCGCTGCTTACGATACGCTGCTCAACTGGTGGAGAGATGAAGTTCGCGGAAAGCCAGTCCACCTTTATATTGGACAAGCTGCTTACAAAATTAATAACAACGCGGTGGAAGCTTGGTCTGATCCCGATGAGTACCCAAGGCAAATTGCTCTGAATCACCAGTTTCCAGAAGTACAGGGGAGCATGCATTTTAGCCTGAAAGATTTGAACCGAAACCCGCTAGGAATAAAATACAAGCTGCAAAACGATATTTATAAACACCCTGCGCTTATTCCGTCAATGCCTTGGCTTGATAATACGGCCCCAAAAGCACCAAAATTAAAAAACGCGGGCCCTCATACAAAAGAAGCAGCGTTTGAAATTCGAGATCATCAGCAGAATGATTCCGCTTATTATGCCATTTATCGCTTTCAAGGCAATAAAAAAGGCGACATTAACAACGCAGAAAACTTGCTGACAACCGTTCGGAAAACAGGAGAAAAACAATTGTTTGTAGATCAAAATGCACTCAAAAATCAAACATACACATATGTTGTAACCTCTGTTGACCGTTTGCATAACGAAAGTGCTGTTTCCCGCACGCTTACTGTAAAAGCACCTCATTAA
- a CDS encoding MurR/RpiR family transcriptional regulator: protein MRQFSVLTLIDAQMNHYSPAEGRVADYVLENPTTTLNLTTKQLAKQCQCSEATIIRFCQRVGINSFKELKIELAKDAHKVNTEQLPNLPVNFEDETDAVLEKVISKSMSALMNTSRLVSTSAIDAAAEAIHGAKRVFLYGAGGSSVVALDAQYKLLRIDISALFSLDSHVQMVMATNMTKDDVLFVVSTSGQTKEVIELMQIAKDKGAAVILLTQHGSSPASRLADILLTISVEEQHIRIGTMSARIAQLAIVDAMFIRLCIQKGNQVFERIIDTHNVIQKIKR, encoded by the coding sequence ATGCGCCAATTTTCCGTACTTACTTTAATCGATGCACAAATGAATCATTACAGTCCTGCTGAAGGAAGAGTAGCTGATTACGTGCTAGAAAATCCCACGACCACGTTGAACTTAACGACCAAACAGCTAGCTAAGCAGTGTCAGTGCAGCGAAGCTACGATTATTCGCTTTTGTCAGCGTGTAGGCATTAATAGTTTTAAAGAATTAAAGATTGAATTAGCAAAAGATGCTCATAAGGTGAATACCGAACAGCTGCCGAATCTTCCAGTTAATTTTGAAGACGAGACCGATGCTGTGCTTGAAAAAGTCATAAGCAAAAGTATGAGCGCACTGATGAATACAAGTCGATTAGTGAGCACTTCTGCAATTGATGCAGCTGCGGAAGCTATTCATGGAGCGAAACGAGTGTTTTTATACGGAGCAGGAGGATCATCTGTAGTTGCACTAGATGCTCAGTATAAACTGCTTCGAATTGATATTTCGGCTCTGTTTTCATTAGATAGCCATGTTCAAATGGTGATGGCTACGAATATGACAAAAGATGATGTGCTGTTTGTGGTATCCACTTCCGGTCAAACAAAAGAAGTGATAGAGCTGATGCAAATAGCCAAAGACAAAGGAGCAGCGGTCATTTTGCTAACGCAGCACGGATCATCGCCAGCTTCTAGATTAGCTGATATTCTGCTGACTATTTCGGTAGAAGAACAGCATATTCGAATTGGAACGATGAGCGCTCGTATTGCTCAGTTAGCCATTGTAGATGCGATGTTTATACGGTTATGTATTCAAAAAGGCAATCAAGTGTTTGAACGCATAATCGATACACATAATGTAATTCAAAAAATAAAGAGGTAG
- a CDS encoding PTS sugar transporter subunit IIB — MKVLFVCSGGMSSAIVVKALKTEAQKHGTDMEVLAIGTNEVAEEIQKGWDVVMVAPQIRHRFNAVKAEADKASVPCGPIPPQAYTPLGGPTLFKTVQQLVS, encoded by the coding sequence ATGAAGGTATTGTTTGTATGTTCTGGAGGAATGTCAAGTGCGATTGTGGTAAAAGCATTAAAAACGGAAGCCCAAAAGCACGGAACGGATATGGAAGTGCTGGCAATTGGAACAAATGAAGTGGCAGAGGAAATTCAAAAGGGCTGGGACGTTGTAATGGTTGCACCGCAGATTCGTCACCGGTTTAACGCAGTGAAAGCGGAAGCGGATAAAGCTTCTGTTCCATGCGGGCCCATTCCGCCGCAGGCTTATACGCCGCTTGGAGGTCCGACGCTTTTTAAAACGGTTCAACAGCTCGTTAGCTAA